The genomic window CACGGATACCGAGCGCCCGGTCCTCAGTGGTAAGACAGAGAGTCCGCGGAAGAGACACTGAGGTGGGAGAGGCCGTGGAGACCCCATACCGCACTCCAGGCGCCAGGCTCCGCCCCGCCCCTGAGGGCGCTTCCGGATCCGGCGTGTGCCGGAAgtgggcgggcggcggcggctgcgCGCGGAGGCGGTGGAGGAGGTGCTGGGAGCAGCCGGACAGCCGCTTCCCGCCCCCGAGCCGGATCCGGTGTGAGCGGAGCAGAGCCGAGGTCGGGCCGCGAGCGGAGCCGGCTGAGCGGGCGCCGAGCTCCCGCCATGGCCCGGAACACGCTGTCCTCGCGCTTCCGCCGGGTGGACATCGACGAATTTGACGAGAACAAATTTGTGGACGAGcaggaggaggcggcggcggcggcggcggagccAGGCCCGGACCCGAGCGAGGTGGACGGGCTCCTGCGGCAATATCCTTCCCTGACGCGGCGTCCGGGCCTGCGCGCGGCCTTCTcaccttcccaccttcccaccttctCGGTCCCCTTCGGGTGGGCCTCCCCTGTCTCTGACCCCCGGCCCCCTCAGGTCAGCCTCCAACTCCCTGCCCACCCGGCTTCCCTGGGCCGTGCTCCCCTGAGTCCCAGTCTCCCTGGGTCCCTCGTCCCCAGCCCTGGCGCCTTCTTCTGCAGCGCAGTCCCGCAGGCCCCTGGACCCGGTGGACGGGCTCCCTCGGTACCC from Pongo abelii isolate AG06213 chromosome 13, NHGRI_mPonAbe1-v2.0_pri, whole genome shotgun sequence includes these protein-coding regions:
- the ARPC5L gene encoding actin-related protein 2/3 complex subunit 5-like protein isoform X2, which encodes MARNTLSSRFRRVDIDEFDENKFVDEQEEAAAAAAEPGPDPSEVDGLLRQYPSLTRRPGLRAAFSPSHLPTFSVPFGWASPVSDPRPPQEIGPMAGLGRRQGGGEPHLSNRVIGEAGARSSGARLLHGVKIVPFWCRKQRRKLILQS
- the ARPC5L gene encoding actin-related protein 2/3 complex subunit 5-like protein isoform X1 produces the protein MARNTLSSRFRRVDIDEFDENKFVDEQEEAAAAAAEPGPDPSEVDGLLRQYPSLTRRPGLRAAFSPSHLPTFSVPFGWASPVSDPRPPQEIGPMAGLGRRQGGGEPHLSNRVIGEAGARSSGARLLHGVKIGGWTAVGKTEPRREWRRPPYFSPGV